DNA sequence from the Mycobacteriales bacterium genome:
GGCCGCACGATCCCGGGGTCTACTGGCGCCGCCGGCTGATCCTTCTCCTCGTCGTGGTGGTGGTGATCATCGCCATCGTCGCGGCGACGTCGGGAGGGGGCGGTGACACGGCAACGGTTGCCCAGCAACCTCCGCCGTCCAGCCACCCGCCGACCTCCGGCCCGTCGCCGTCGGCATCCGCCGGCCCCGCGCACGTCACGACCGGGACCCCGGCGCCGACCACGTCCGCGGCGGGCGCCACCCCGGCCGCGTGCTCCGTCGATGCGCTGCAGCTGCAGGCGAAGACCGACCAGGAAACCTATCCCGCAGGCGTCGAGCCCAAGCTGACGCTCGTCGTCACGAATCCGGGTCCCGCGCCGTGCCGCACCGATCTGGGCAGCTCGCAGCTCGAGCTGCGGGTGCTCTCCGGCACCGACCGGGTCTGGTCGAGCGACGACTGCGCGCCCGACGGCGCCGCCGAGCCGAGCGTGCTCCAGCCCGGGCAACCGTGGGCGGCCAGCCTGACCTGGTCGCGGACCCGGTCGGCACCCACGTGCCCCTCCGGTGAGCCCAAGGCGGACCCCGGCACCTACCGGCTCTACGCCCGCCTCGGCAACCGGCTCAGCGCACCGGCCGTCTTCCACCTCACCTGAGCCGGAGCCCCACTCACCTGCCGTCGGCTTCGCTCAAGATCGTCGCCTCAAGGGCGAGGGGCAACGCGACGACACCTCCACGAGGACCCATGTCGGGCCGTGGCAGGAGGGCGCCGTGGTGATGTCGTACGCCGCTGCCGCGCGCCCTGCCGGCGCGCCGTTGCGCGATGCCCTGCGGGTCCTGGTGGTCGACGACTCCGCGGTGCAGCGCCGGTTCCTGCGGCTGCTGCTCGACCGGTGCCCGGACCTCGCCGTCGTCGGTGAGGCGCGCAGCGGGCAGGAGGCCGTCGACCTCGTTCGCCGGCTCGGACCGGACGTCGTCGTCATGGACCTGGAGATGCCGCAGATGGACGGCCTCGCGGCGATCGAGACGATCATGGCGGCCAGCCCGACCCCGATCGTCGTGCACTCGGCCTACCTCGACGAGGCGCAGACCGCCGCCGCCCTGTCCGCCGGAGCGGTCGACGTCACGGCGAAGCCGGGCGCGGTCGACCCGTCGAACGTCGCCGACCTCGGTGCCGACCTCGTCGCCCGGGTCCGCACGGCCGCCCGGGTGCGGGTCATCACCCACCCACGCCGCCGGCTCGAGCCGCCCACTCGACCCGCGCCGGCGGTCGACATCGTCGTCATCGGCGCCTCGACCGGCGGCCCGCAGGCGCTGGCCGAGGTGCTCGGTGTGCTCCCGCCCGACTTCGGCGCCCCGGTGCTCGTCGTACAGCACATCGCGGAAGGCTTCGTCGCCGGGCTCGCCGGCTGGCTGAGCGGCCGGTGTGCCCTGCCCGTGCGCATCGCGAAGCACGGCGAGCGGCTGCAGCCGGGCGCCGTGCTGCTGGCGCCGAGCGGGCAGAACCTCGTCGTCCGCCCGGGCCTGCGGCTGTCGCTGGAGGACCCGCCCGTGACGCAGCACCACGTGCCCGGCATCGACGTGACGTTCGAGTCGGTGGCCGCGCAGTACGGCTCTCGCTCCCTGGGGGTGCTGCTCACCGGCATGGGCCGGGACGGCGCGCTCGGTCTCGCCACGATGCGGGCCGCGGGTGGGTCCACCCTCGTGCAGGACGAGCAGACCTCGACCGTCTACGGCATGCCGGCCGCCGCGGTCGAGGTCGGCGCGGCGGAGAACCAGCTGCCGTTGAGCGAGATCGGGCCGGAGGTCCTTCGGCTGTCACGGGGAGCGTCATGACGGTGCTCACCGACGCCGAGCACGGCCGGCTGGCCGCGCTGCTGACCGAGGCCGCGGGGCTGTCGTTCTACGGCCAGCGGCGCGAGGCGCTCGCCCACGGCGTGCGCGCGCGGCTCTCAGCCGTCGACTGCCCGTCGATCGACCGCTACCTGCGGCTCGTCGGCGACGACCCGGCCGAGCTGCAGGCCCTGCTCGATGAAGTGACCGTCCAGGAGACGCAGTTCTTCCGCAACCCGCCGCAGATTCGGGCGCTGCGGCGGCACGTGCTGCCGGAGGTCGTGCGCCGCGCCACCGCCGACGGCTCCCGTCGCATCCGGGTCTGGAGCGCGGGCTGCTCGACCGGCGAGGAGCCCTACACGGTCGCCATGCTGCTGCGCGAGCTGGTTCCGCCGGGCTCGCCGGGCTGGGACATCACCGTGCTGGCCACCGACATCTCCTCGCGGGCGGTCGAGGCAGCCCGCCGGGCCGTCTATGGCGCGCGGTCGCTGCGGCTCACCGACGACGTCGACCGGGACCGGTGGATGATTCCGGCGCCCGGCGCGACGCCCGCTTACGCCGTCCGTGACGAGGTGCGCGAGCTGGTCGACGTACGCCACCACAACGTCGTCACCGACGCGCCCCCGTGCGACCCGGGTGAGCTCGACCTGGTGCTCTGCCGCAACGTGACCATCTACCTGACCCGCGAGGCGACGAGGGCGCTCGTCCAGCGGCTGCACGGGTGCCTGCGCGACGGCGGCTACCTCTTCCTCGGCCACGCGGAAACCCTGTGGCAGGTCAGCGACGACTTCGCCCTGGTGCCGCTCGGTGACGCGTTCGTCTACCGGCGCATCGACGCGCCCGCGCCCGAGCGTCGCCAGGTGATCGCGGACCGGCGTACGGCGCAGGAGCCGTGGCCGTACCCCGAGCGCCGGGTGCGCCGGGCTCGCCGCGCACCTGGACCGCAGGACCGGCTCGACGCGGCGCGTGCCGCCGTCGCCGAGGGCAGCTACGCTCACGCCGCCGACCTCGCCCTCGAGGTCGCGACCGCCCATCCCCTCGAGCCGGCGGCGCACTACCTGCGCGGTCTGGCGCTGGCCACCGCCGGGGACGACGAGGAGGCGGTCGTCAGCCTGCGCAAGGCCGCCTACCTCGACCCGGGTCACGGGTTGGCGCACTTCGTGCTGGGCGGCGCCCTGGAGCGGCTCGGTCACGGGGCCGCGGCGGCGCTGTCCTACCGGACCGCCGCCCGGGCGCTGGCAGCCCGCCGGCCCATCGAGTGGGCCGACGAGCTCGGCGGTCGCGAGCCCGCCGAGCTGGCCGACCTAAGCCTGCGGCTCGCTGCTCGCGCGGAGTCCGCCTAACAGGTCGGCCGGCGCGCCGGCGCCGGGCTGAGTCACCGAGCGCGCGCTCCGCAACATGAGGCTGAGCAGGCCGGCGCACAACG
Encoded proteins:
- the cheB gene encoding chemotaxis-specific protein-glutamate methyltransferase CheB, with protein sequence MSYAAAARPAGAPLRDALRVLVVDDSAVQRRFLRLLLDRCPDLAVVGEARSGQEAVDLVRRLGPDVVVMDLEMPQMDGLAAIETIMAASPTPIVVHSAYLDEAQTAAALSAGAVDVTAKPGAVDPSNVADLGADLVARVRTAARVRVITHPRRRLEPPTRPAPAVDIVVIGASTGGPQALAEVLGVLPPDFGAPVLVVQHIAEGFVAGLAGWLSGRCALPVRIAKHGERLQPGAVLLAPSGQNLVVRPGLRLSLEDPPVTQHHVPGIDVTFESVAAQYGSRSLGVLLTGMGRDGALGLATMRAAGGSTLVQDEQTSTVYGMPAAAVEVGAAENQLPLSEIGPEVLRLSRGAS
- a CDS encoding CheR family methyltransferase, giving the protein MTVLTDAEHGRLAALLTEAAGLSFYGQRREALAHGVRARLSAVDCPSIDRYLRLVGDDPAELQALLDEVTVQETQFFRNPPQIRALRRHVLPEVVRRATADGSRRIRVWSAGCSTGEEPYTVAMLLRELVPPGSPGWDITVLATDISSRAVEAARRAVYGARSLRLTDDVDRDRWMIPAPGATPAYAVRDEVRELVDVRHHNVVTDAPPCDPGELDLVLCRNVTIYLTREATRALVQRLHGCLRDGGYLFLGHAETLWQVSDDFALVPLGDAFVYRRIDAPAPERRQVIADRRTAQEPWPYPERRVRRARRAPGPQDRLDAARAAVAEGSYAHAADLALEVATAHPLEPAAHYLRGLALATAGDDEEAVVSLRKAAYLDPGHGLAHFVLGGALERLGHGAAAALSYRTAARALAARRPIEWADELGGREPAELADLSLRLAARAESA